Below is a window of Salmo trutta chromosome 35, fSalTru1.1, whole genome shotgun sequence DNA.
TAGGCTAAACCAATTAGGCCCGGCTCCCTGACTGTACATGACTTCGGAAGTGATGTGTGGTATAGCCTACATCTGCTTATGCCATGCAAGGAGGTGGGATCATTTCTTCCTTCATCGGGACATATGGGAAACCTACGTCCCACGAGTATTGGCTAGCCTATACATCGATCAGAGCAGTGCAAATATTCGTAATATCAGTCCAATACAACGCCCTGCAGACGGGTGAGGGCCAAGTCTACTTCCAGCGCACACCGCTAACCTGCAACTGACCAGTTGGGTTTTGGAGGGATATAGCCTAAAGTGAAAACATCTGTCCCCAGATTATTGACATAAGCAGCCTTTCCCATTGATGGCTATTAGATGgatttaaaagtaaaacatttctcCTTATCCGAAAGCCTATTTACAGTAGGCCTGTTCAGGGAATATGTTCATGGTTTTAAATTAATTGAGATAGCCAGCCTAGCTGCTTGGCACAATAATCAGATTGAGCTAAACCAATTAATTAGGCATGTTGCTGCGCTGATAGATAGGCCCTACCTTCCATATAAATAATTAATTTGTTGCATTGACTTTGCCCTGGCCTACACTACATGATTAAAAGAATGTGGATGCCTGCTCGTCagaaatctcattccaaaatcatgggcattaatatggagttggttcccctttgctgctataacagcctccattctgggaaggctttccactagatgttgttacatttctgcggggacttgcttcaattcagccacaagagcatttgtgaggtcaggcactgatgttgagcggttaggcctggctcgccgtcggtgttccaattcatcccaaaggtggtcaatggggttgaggtcagggctctgtgcaggccagtcaagttcttccacactgatctcgaaaaaaaacatttctgtatggacctcgctttgtgcacaggggcattgtcatgctaaaacaggaaagggcattgcccaaactgttgccacaaagttggaagcacagaattgtttaGAATATCATTGAATGCTGTAGGGTTAAGATTTccgttcactggaactaaggggcctagcccgacccatgaaaaacagccccagcctattattccccctccaccaaactttacagttgacactacgcattggggcaggtagtgtttctctggcatccgccaaacccagattcattcttcagactgccagatggtgaagcgtgattcatcactccagagaacgcgtttccactgctccagagtccaatggcggcaagctttacaccactccagccaacgcttggcattgcgcatggtaatctcaggcttgtgtgcagctgctcggccatggaaacccatttcatgaagctcccgataaacagttcttatgctgacgtggcttccagaggcagtatggaactcagtagtgagtgttgccaccgaggacagatgatttttgcacacttcgcgcttcagcactcggcggtcccgttctgtgagcttgtgtgacctaccactttgtggctgagccgttgttgctcctagacgtttcctcttcacaataacagcacttacagcacTTACACttacatcctatgacggtgccacgttgcaagtctgagctcttcagtaaggccattctgacAATGTctgtcaatggagattgcatggctgtgtgctcaattttattcacatgtcagcaacaggtgtggctgaaatagccgaatccactcatttgaaggggtgtccacatacttttgcatatatagtgtatctcTGGAGAACAATAAGAATCTGATTTCAGCACTAACTGGCATGGACAGCTCCCAAAGAAGGAAATGGAGTGGAGCCTCGAGCGAGCCAGCCGACCAACCAAACCAATGGCAGAGCGTGCATGTGAGTCCGAGACACTGTAAACGACAAGCCGATTCAACATGTTCTCTCATATggctgtaggcctactgtatgttgaaACATACATGATTCAATCTAGTCTCTGTTATTTATTTCCCACTCCCCTGTAAAAAGTAGGCATACaccatagtaaaaaaaaaaaacaatgaaagAAAGAGATTGTTTTGATAGTTCTTCTTAGACTATATTACACTCTTTTTCATGAGTTAAAACAGTAAGTGTGGGTCTATGATAGTCATCGGCAGTGCATCAGAATAAAACCTCCTCGCAACACTTTTCCTTCATCTTGAAGCATCTGTTTCTTCTTACCTAATTAGCCCAGAATGGGCAATGTCTTGGGCTTTCTATCTggtaataaatgaatgaatgaataccaGATAATACTTGAAATCTGCTTACTGTCTATTATCTTAATACTTTCCCTTATGGAATGTCCCTCTGACCTGTGCTTGTGTGTCGTGTCACCAATAAAGAGGGCAATGCCACTCTCTTTGTGTTTATTCACATATTCACACCCTTAGGCTCCTCATTTCTTAAGTCCATGTCTGCTTTGATGCGATCATTGAGTGCTGCTAAATCCGCAGTGTTTACCTCTCTACTCCCACTCTCATTATGAAATACTGCATATTCTCTCTGAGTCCTTTTGCCTCCGGAGTTTAGATGATGTTTGATGTACGTTGCGTAACTCCTAGTCTTTGATTCGGCCCCCACAAGATCTCCTCTCTCATTTTAACACTCTAATCTGGGCCATTGCATAATCGTCATCAACCATATCTCTGAAACTGTACTGACTTCATGTGTCATTTAGTTGCTGTTCCTGTCCATGAAAGCTGATAATAATCCTCCGTCCTCCCTGACTGTCCGAGTCATAGGTTGTGCCCCCAATGGTACCCTGTTGCCTAGgtggtgcactaaatagggaatacaCTCAAAAAGGTGctgtctagaacctaaaagggttcttcagctgtccccatagaataactctttggagaaccctttttagttccaggtagaacccttttgggtttcaggtagaacccttttcacagagTTTTTTGCGGAAcccaaaagggctctacctggaaccggaaagggttctacttggaaccaaaaagggttctcctatggtgacATCTAAGGAACCCTTTTGTGTAGGATGCCATTCAGGATCCTGCCATAGAGTCCTGCTCCCACACTGCCACTGGATGGATTCCATCAACAGATACAGGATGAGACATAGTCACATATTGTACCAGAGGGGAAACAAAATACCCTTAATCAACCTTAATTATTTAGACTGAACAACCCCCACAgccttccctctttctttctttctctctttctcatttactctctgtcttagtgtgtgtgtgtgagtgtgtgtgtgtgtgtgtgtgtgtgtgtgtgtgtgtgtgtgtgtgtgtgtgtgtgtgtgtgtgtgtgtgtgtgtgcatgtatgtgtgtttgtgtgcatgcttgtATGCCATCCATGCAGCTGGGAAATGTAGAGAGGGAGAACAagatcgagagagagaaagagagagaccgacagagagagacagggagagaacatCCTGCAGGGACAGACTCTCATGACTTTCAAGGCAAATTGGCTATTGTCTGTCTGCCGAGGTGACTATGTGGTCACTGCCTCCCACTTAACTGTATCTTGCATTAGTGACAGGTCGCCAGTCTAAAAAGCATGGGATATCTGGGTGTGCCAGAGGCATGTGGCCTGCCTCGGTATTCTGGGCTATATCTAACAGAGGTTAGAGATAAAAGCCTCATTGAGTAGCTTGttctatgtcctctctctctctctctctctctctctctctctctctctctctctctctccttgcaaTCCCACAGCAGCCAGGGACAGGCATTAGACATTGGACAGGAAGCATTTGCAGCATATTGTCTCCTCTCTTACTGTAGTCTAATTTACAGGCAGATTGGGACTGTGCATGCGTGCCAATGTGTgcgtgtgggcgtgtgtgtgtctgacagaaTGATGGCCAGGCGGAACCGACAGAAGTGGGGCAGAGGCTTTGGGATTTGAGATATGAAACAGGCTTTTGAATTACAATGGTGACTCATGCTATGGGTAAGTCTGGCACAGCGGGGGGCCAGGCACCAAAAGATACACTGACCAGAAAATACTGGAGGCACAATGGAGACGTGGAGAAAATGGTGGAATCAATATAACATGatcatcaacatgaaagagaaTCTACTCCTCCGTACAACAGAGATAACCCGACTTCCGTTCAGAAGGCATTGGACAGGGTGGGGTTTAGGTTGATGAAGAAATGAATGACTGACACAATCCAACCGCCAGAAAAATGTCCTTCCCTACCGAACTAGCTCACTCTAACATCTCATACTCAATTGACATCTACATGTGTAAATGCAACCACAACCTGTCCCTTTCCTCTACAGTAATGTAACaccccccccttcctctctctctctgtctctcctcctcccagcgGAGAAGGTGACATCTCTGGGGAAAGACTGGCACAAGTTCTGTCTGAAATGTGAGCGCTGCAACAAGACCCTGAACCCAGGGGGCCATGCTGAAGTAAGAGGAGTCGGTAGCTTACCCCACACAGAGACAGTCAGTGGACAACCACAGGGGGCTTTGTGTATAATAGAGAGGAGTTACCATAGATCTCTgggagggttagagagggttagGGCCTCATGGGGAGAGTATCAGCATACTGACATAGCCTATTCATCAATATGGGCACTGTACTGTACAGGAGGCTAGGCCAGTTACGAACAGATAGGATTGGCTTCTATTGAGGTTCATACTGGCAACTAAAGGATGTGGTTTTAGTGTACAGTGCAATCTGAAATCCATTGGGTTCTTCTCTTATTTGTGGCatgtttgtttaaaagatccaAAGATCCCTCCAAAGCTACGTCAGCCATTTTAAACTCAAGTCAGTCATGCAGCCCTCAATGCTGGAATGGACATCAATAAGTTAAAATGGGTATTTTTGACTTGAGTTTATACCAAAATGAAGCCCAACACAGTCCAATGTGTTTGTTCCCAGATACTTTTGCTCATTGTCTTTCTGTTCACAGCATGATGGAACACCCTACTGCCACAAGCCATGTTATGCTGCCCTCTTTGGACCAAAAGGTGAAATACATCAACTTTATTGTCAGCCATTATTTTGTTTTGTGCTTATGTGCTAATAAAATGTTTAATTACAGTGAGCCCCTAAGATAGGCATAATTTATGCTTCTCCAGAGTCTCATAAAAGGAAACTGCTTTGGTTAATGTGCTCGCACAGTATGTAATAaagcctctctctatctctgtaggTGTGAACATAGGAGGTGCTGGCTCTTACGTCTATGAGGCTCCCGTTAACGATACCCCTGCCAGCGTTTCCACGGAAACAGGGGCCAAACCCGAGGAGAAGAAAGCTCACGCCAAAGGCCCAGTGAAGGGTAAGGAACATGCCGGggggaaaaaaaggaaaaaagaaGGATAGAGCTACTGTCTTGTGTTATCCCATATGGAGAGGGTATTCAGTGTATTTTCACCACTGGTTGTGTAACAGTCCtgttctcctccatctctttctgACACAGCCGCAAGCTTCTCCACTTTTTCTGGAGAGCCCAGTAAATGTCCAAGATGCAGCAAGACAGTGTATTTCGGTAAGCCTGTTATGTTAATGTCCATGTCATTTTGTATGTGCCTATGTGAATGTAtctgtgtatgtatctgtgtatgtacagtactagtcaaaagtttggacacacctacttgtAACTTGTACGCTGGGAGTCTGGAAGCAAGTGCAGGGAGTGCAAATTGAATAATAACTAGAACATAGTACAAAACAAGAAATACAaaaagcgtacagacatgaaacagaaacagagtcATAACGCCtcaggaaagaaccaaggggagtgacggATATAGGGAAgttaatcaaggaggtgatggagtccaggtgagtctcatgatgAGACAACTGGCGACGTCAATGCGCCGGAGAGGGGAAGCGGGAGT
It encodes the following:
- the LOC115174595 gene encoding cysteine-rich protein 2, whose protein sequence is MASKCPKCDKTVYFAEKVTSLGKDWHKFCLKCERCNKTLNPGGHAEHDGTPYCHKPCYAALFGPKGVNIGGAGSYVYEAPVNDTPASVSTETGAKPEEKKAHAKGPVKAASFSTFSGEPSKCPRCSKTVYFAEKVTSLGKDWHRPCLRCERCCKTLAPGSHAEHDGQPYCHKPCYATLFGPKGVNTGGVGSYIYDEPSAEAETEAQP